The following proteins are encoded in a genomic region of Calditrichota bacterium:
- a CDS encoding CDP-alcohol phosphatidyltransferase family protein, translating to MRIRELLFRSLKPVETEEPLDLFVNRPLAFVLALLLRPLPITPNMVTLVAMLAGVASGYQFAQGTRSSALLGTLFLMIANVLDCTDGQLARLRGTSSRLGKTLDGLADMVVYVAIFAGVATVMARQSGAATWWWTYAALAGLSVIVHITFFDYFKNELIFYAIPSYHEKLEPIAKLRAQRDGLGHSCMARIHRVLLTLYIGFYQFERALTNLAQPKGYGGYLEWYQAESGVTSAVKERFRADYRRHNRLLVRCWTLIGSTGHLTVFLLAGLFNRLDLVFWVICVPFNLWTVLLALLQRLTLARQLRLAMELDETHPSA from the coding sequence ATGAGGATCCGTGAGCTTCTTTTCCGCTCCCTCAAACCAGTGGAGACCGAGGAGCCGCTTGACCTGTTCGTGAACCGCCCGCTGGCCTTCGTACTTGCGCTCCTTCTGCGCCCTCTCCCGATTACCCCCAACATGGTGACGCTGGTGGCGATGCTCGCGGGTGTGGCCTCCGGCTACCAGTTTGCCCAAGGGACGCGCAGCAGCGCCCTCTTGGGCACGCTCTTCCTGATGATTGCCAACGTGCTGGATTGCACCGACGGGCAGTTGGCGCGTCTGCGCGGCACGAGTTCCCGGCTGGGGAAGACCTTGGATGGGCTGGCGGATATGGTCGTCTATGTGGCAATCTTTGCCGGTGTAGCAACTGTGATGGCGAGACAATCCGGCGCTGCTACCTGGTGGTGGACGTACGCTGCTCTGGCCGGACTGAGTGTGATAGTCCACATCACGTTTTTTGACTATTTCAAGAACGAGCTCATCTTCTACGCCATTCCGTCCTACCACGAGAAGCTTGAGCCAATAGCCAAGTTACGCGCCCAGCGGGATGGGTTAGGCCATAGCTGTATGGCGAGAATCCACCGGGTTCTCCTCACCCTCTATATCGGCTTCTACCAGTTCGAGCGCGCGCTCACCAATCTGGCGCAGCCGAAGGGCTACGGTGGCTATCTGGAATGGTATCAGGCAGAAAGCGGCGTGACGAGTGCGGTCAAGGAGCGATTCCGCGCTGACTACCGCCGGCACAACCGACTGCTGGTGCGCTGTTGGACGCTCATCGGCTCCACGGGCCACCTCACGGTGTTCCTGCTGGCCGGTCTGTTCAATCGCCTGGACCTCGTTTTCTGGGTAATCTGCGTGCCGTTCAATCTCTGGACGGTGCTGCTCGCCCTCCTGCAACGCCTCACTTTGGCGCGTCAGCTCCGCCTGGCGATGGAGCTGGATGAGACACACCCCTCAGCCTGA